A window of the Oncorhynchus kisutch isolate 150728-3 linkage group LG12, Okis_V2, whole genome shotgun sequence genome harbors these coding sequences:
- the LOC109900695 gene encoding rho GTPase-activating protein 18 isoform X2: MQLPLLPNEGEQEKAWLTEAGLAPLFDESASDPEDMMGLLFTLTRTQAAAVEKRFETIRKRSKQHHIPDVRDIFKLPGTLESKEDDAKSTERSENRKMNITTHGQVVGQGNGAGPSEQSVSEPETDINLELSFSDQALSYKEDSKTSSEALTDTDDTLPNFKLSRDKTGLTKMGDLSPQDMKKVHRLVLIEMTALFDTAGIDLKAHKAVKLKVKESGLFGVPLATLLEQDQRRQPGTKVPIILQRLIFHIEEEGLDTEWLLRIPGSATRVKAVHVELEGKFYEGLFSWESLKQHDAASLLKLFIRELPHPLLTVEYLIAFMAVLKLPTKTQQLQALNLVVLLLPESSRDVLKALMEFLQRVIDHKEQNKMTLNNVAVVMAPNIFMFKGFRNKISMQQELSMATETANIVRLLIRYQNLLWTIPKFIMNQVRKQNTENQKKISKERAMRKLLKKIAYDREKPEKQKKPPSEADSSSQGFIRVQAPQFSKVSMAVQLTEELQAFDVLSHFLSQKSSVSVKREDLCLYEIGGNIKERCLDEDTYMKDLLELNPSAKWVIKWVIQRWDTHTLPAMS; this comes from the exons ATGCAATTGCCTCTTCTGCCTAACG agggGGAACAGGAGAAGGCATGGCTGACTGAGGCAGGGCTGGCCCCTCTGTTTGACGAGTCGGCGTCGGACCCCGAGGACATGATGGGGCTGTTGTTCACACTGACGCGCACACAGGCTGCCGCCGTAGAGAAACGTTTTGAAACCATCAGGAAGAGGAGCAAGCAGCACCACATACCTGACGTCAGAGACATCTTCAAACTCCCAGGCACACTGGAGTCAAAG GAGGATGACGCAAAGTCAACAGAGAGAAGTGAAAACAGAAAAATGAATATTACGACACATG gtcaggTGGTGGGGCAGGGGAATGGGGCTGGCCCTTCTGAGCAGAGTGTGTCTGAACCTGAGACTGACATCAACCTAGAGCTGTCCTTCTCTGATCAGGCCCTCAGCTATAAGGAGGACTCAAAGACCAGCAGTGAGGCTCTGACGGACACAGACGATACGCTACCT AACTTCAAGCTAAGCAGAGACAAGACTGGGCTGACCAAGATGGGGGACCTGTCCCCTCAGGATATGAAGAAGGTGCACCGCCTGGTACTGATAGAGATGACCGCTCTGTTTGACACGGCAGGCATCGACCTCAAGGCCCACAAAGCAGTCAAACTCAAGGTCAAAG AGTCTGGCCTGTTTGGAGTTCCCCTGGCCACCCTATTGGAGCAGGACCAGAGGAGACAGCCAGGGACCAAGGTGCCAATCATACTGCAGAGG ctGATCTTTCACATAGAGGAGGAAGGTCTGGACACAGAGTGGCTTCTACGGATACCCGGATCAGCCACAAGAGTCAAG GCGGTTCATGTGGAGCTGGAGGGGAAGTTCTATGAGGGCCTGTTCTCATGGGAGAGTCTGAAGCAGCACGATGCAGCCAGCCTGCTCAAGCTCTTCATCAGGGAGCTGCCCCACCCACTGCTCACTGTGGAGTACCTCATTGCTTTCATGGCAGTGCTCA AACTGCCCACTAAGACGCAACAGCTGCAGGCTCTCAACTTAGTGGTTCTGCTACTTCCAGAGTCCAGCCGTGATGTACTGAAG GCGCTGATGGAGTTCCTTCAGAGGGTCATAGACCACAAAGAGCAGAACAAGATGACCTTGAACAACGTTGCCGTGGTGATGGCTCCAAACATATTCATGTTTAAAGGCTTCCGCAACAAGATCAGTATGCAGCAGGAATTATCCATGGCCACAGAGACCGCCAACATCGTCCGACTGCTCATCCGATACCAAAACCTGCTCTGGACG ATTCCTAAATTCATAATGAACCAAGTCAGGAAACAAAACACGGAGAACCAGAAGAAAATTAGCAAAGAGCGTGCCATGAGGAAACTCTTAAAGAAGATTGCTTATGACCGAGAGAAACCCGAAAAACAGAAGAAACCCCCCTCAGAG GCGGACAGTAGTTCTCAGGGCTTCATCAGGGTCCAGGCCCCTCAGTTCTCTAAGGTCTCCATGGCTGTCCAGTTGACTGAAGAGCTGCAGGCGTTTGACGTCCTCAGTCACTTCCTCAGCCAGAAGAG ctctgtgtctgtgaagAGAGAAGACCTGTGCCTTTATGAAATAGGGGGCAATATCA